The following proteins come from a genomic window of Pseudomonas putida:
- the secE gene encoding preprotein translocase subunit SecE produces the protein MTPKTEAQESRFDLFKWLAVVALVVVGVVGNQYYSASPILYRVLALLVLAAVAGFVALQTAKGKSFFALAKEARTEIRKVVWPTRQETTQTTLIVVAVVLVMALLLWGLDSLLGWAVSLIVG, from the coding sequence ATGACCCCCAAAACTGAAGCCCAAGAATCGCGTTTTGATCTGTTCAAGTGGCTGGCTGTAGTGGCTTTGGTGGTTGTTGGTGTTGTGGGTAATCAATATTACTCCGCCTCTCCAATCCTGTACCGCGTTCTTGCACTTCTCGTTCTGGCTGCTGTCGCGGGCTTTGTAGCTCTGCAGACTGCGAAGGGCAAGTCGTTCTTTGCGCTGGCGAAGGAAGCTCGTACCGAGATTCGTAAAGTCGTGTGGCCGACCCGCCAGGAAACCACCCAGACCACGCTGATTGTCGTGGCTGTCGTGCTGGTTATGGCACTGCTGCTGTGGGGGCTCGATTCCCTGCTCGGCTGGGCGGTCTCCTTGATCGTTGGCTAA
- the rplK gene encoding 50S ribosomal protein L11, giving the protein MAKKIQAYIKLQVKAGQANPSPPVGPALGQHGVNIMEFCKAFNARTQGQEAGLPTPVIITVYSDRSFTFETKSTPASVLLKKAAGLTSGSARPNTVKVGTVTRAQLEDIAKAKQADLTAADLDAAVRTIAGSARSMGLNVEGV; this is encoded by the coding sequence ATGGCTAAGAAGATTCAGGCTTACATCAAGCTGCAAGTTAAGGCCGGCCAGGCCAACCCAAGCCCACCCGTTGGTCCAGCGCTGGGTCAACATGGTGTGAACATCATGGAATTCTGCAAGGCCTTCAACGCCCGTACCCAGGGTCAAGAAGCCGGCCTGCCGACTCCAGTGATCATCACTGTCTACAGCGACCGTAGCTTCACCTTCGAGACCAAGAGCACCCCTGCCTCGGTTCTGTTGAAGAAAGCTGCTGGCCTGACCAGTGGTTCGGCTCGCCCGAACACCGTTAAAGTCGGTACCGTTACCCGTGCTCAGCTGGAAGACATCGCCAAAGCTAAACAGGCTGATCTGACTGCCGCTGACCTGGACGCTGCTGTACGCACCATCGCTGGCTCTGCCCGCAGCATGGGCCTGAACGTGGAGGGTGTGTAA
- the nusG gene encoding transcription termination/antitermination protein NusG, translating into MAKRWYVVHAYSGYEKHVMRSLIERVKLAGMEDGFGEILVPTEEVVEMRNGQKRKSERKFFPGYVLVQMEMNEGTWHLVKDTPRVMGFIGGTADKPAPITDKEAEAILRRVADGSDKPKPKTLFEPGEVVRVIDGPFADFNGSVEEVNYEKSRLQVAVLIFGRSTPVELEFSQVEKV; encoded by the coding sequence GTGGCTAAGCGTTGGTATGTTGTGCATGCTTACTCGGGTTACGAGAAGCATGTAATGCGCTCTCTGATCGAGCGCGTCAAGCTGGCTGGCATGGAAGACGGTTTCGGCGAGATCTTGGTTCCGACCGAAGAAGTCGTCGAAATGCGCAACGGCCAGAAGCGCAAGAGTGAGCGTAAGTTCTTCCCTGGCTATGTATTGGTCCAGATGGAAATGAACGAAGGGACTTGGCACTTGGTCAAGGACACTCCTCGCGTGATGGGCTTTATTGGCGGTACTGCTGACAAGCCTGCGCCGATTACAGATAAAGAAGCTGAGGCCATCCTGCGTCGCGTTGCCGACGGTAGCGATAAGCCGAAGCCCAAGACACTGTTCGAGCCGGGTGAAGTGGTTCGAGTCATTGATGGTCCGTTCGCTGACTTCAATGGTAGTGTCGAAGAGGTTAACTACGAAAAGAGCCGCCTGCAGGTTGCTGTGCTCATTTTCGGTCGCTCTACTCCGGTAGAGCTCGAGTTCAGCCAGGTCGAGAAGGTCTAG
- the rplA gene encoding 50S ribosomal protein L1, whose product MAKLTKRQKAIAEKIEAGKAYNFEEAATLLASLPAAKFVESYDIAVNLGVDPRKSDQVVRSATVLPHGTGKTVRVAVFTQGPAAEAALAAGADRVGMDDLAAEMKGGDLNYDVVIASPDAMRVVGQLGQVLGPRGLMPNPKVGTVTPDVATAVKNAKAGQVRYRTDKNGIIHTSVGKIGFEADKLKENVEALIADLKRIKPASSKGIYVKRVTLSTTMGPGLVIDQSSLNV is encoded by the coding sequence ATGGCTAAGCTGACCAAACGCCAAAAGGCAATCGCCGAGAAAATCGAAGCAGGCAAGGCCTACAACTTCGAAGAAGCGGCAACTCTGCTGGCCTCGCTGCCCGCTGCCAAGTTCGTCGAATCCTACGACATCGCCGTTAACCTCGGTGTTGACCCGCGTAAATCCGACCAGGTCGTACGTAGCGCTACCGTGCTGCCACACGGCACTGGCAAGACCGTTCGCGTTGCTGTCTTCACCCAGGGTCCAGCTGCTGAAGCTGCTCTGGCTGCCGGCGCTGATCGCGTAGGTATGGACGATCTGGCTGCCGAAATGAAAGGCGGCGACCTGAACTATGACGTCGTTATCGCATCGCCTGATGCCATGCGCGTTGTAGGTCAGCTGGGTCAGGTGCTGGGTCCTCGCGGCCTGATGCCTAACCCGAAAGTTGGTACCGTGACCCCAGACGTAGCCACTGCCGTGAAAAACGCCAAGGCTGGTCAGGTTCGCTACCGTACCGACAAAAACGGTATTATCCACACCTCCGTTGGCAAGATCGGCTTTGAAGCTGACAAGCTGAAGGAAAACGTTGAAGCCCTGATCGCTGATCTGAAGCGTATCAAGCCGGCTTCCTCGAAAGGTATCTACGTTAAGCGCGTTACCCTGAGCACCACCATGGGCCCAGGTCTGGTCATCGATCAGAGCTCGCTGAACGTGTAA
- the rplL gene encoding 50S ribosomal protein L7/L12 has protein sequence MSLTNEQIIEAIGQKTVLEVVELIKAMEETFGVTAAVAAAGPAAAAAVVEEQTEFNVVLVEAGDKKVNVIKAVRELTGLGLKEAKEKVDGAPQVVAEGVSKEAAEDAKKKLEEAGAKVELK, from the coding sequence ATGTCTCTGACTAACGAACAAATCATCGAAGCAATCGGCCAGAAAACCGTTCTGGAAGTTGTTGAGCTGATCAAAGCAATGGAAGAAACCTTCGGCGTTACCGCTGCTGTTGCCGCTGCTGGCCCAGCTGCTGCTGCTGCCGTTGTTGAAGAGCAGACCGAGTTCAACGTTGTTCTGGTTGAAGCCGGCGACAAGAAAGTGAACGTGATCAAAGCCGTTCGCGAACTGACCGGTCTGGGCCTGAAAGAAGCCAAAGAGAAAGTCGACGGCGCTCCTCAGGTTGTAGCTGAAGGCGTTTCGAAAGAAGCCGCTGAAGACGCTAAGAAGAAGCTGGAAGAAGCAGGCGCTAAAGTCGAGCTGAAGTAA
- the rpoB gene encoding DNA-directed RNA polymerase subunit beta, with translation MAYSYTEKKRIRKDFSKLPDVMDVPYLLAIQLDSYREFLQAGASKDHFRDVGLHAAFKSVFPIISYSGNAALEYVGYRLGEPAFDVKECVLRGVTFAVPLRVKVRLIIFDKESSNKAIKDIKEQEVYMGEIPLMTENGTFVINGTERVIVSQLHRSPGVFFDHDRGKTHSSGKLLYSARIIPYRGSWLDFEFDPKDCVFVRIDRRRKLPASVLLRALGYSTEEVLNTFYTTNVFHISGEKLSLELVPQRLRGEVAVMDIHDETGKVIVEQGRRITARHINQLEKAGVKQLDVPMEYVLGRTTAKAIVHPATGEILAECNTEMTTELLIKVAKAQVVRIETLYTNDIDCGPFISDTLKIDTTSNQLEALVEIYRMMRPGEPPTKDAAETLFNNLFFSAERYDLSAVGRMKFNRRIGRTEIEGSGVLSKEDIVEVLKTLVDIRNGKGIVDDIDHLGNRRVRCVGEMAENQFRVGLVRVERAVKERLSMAESEGLMPQDLINAKPVAAAVKEFFGSSQLSQFMDQNNPLSEITHKRRVSALGPGGLTRERAGFEVRDVHPTHYGRVCPIETPEGPNIGLINSLAAYARTNQYGFLESPYRVVKEGVVSDDIVFLSAIEEADHVIAQASAAMNDKKQLIDELVAVRHLNEFTVKAPEDVTLMDVSPKQVVSVAASLIPFLEHDDANRALMGSNMQRQAVPTLRADKPLVGTGMERNVARDSGVCVVARRGGVIDSVDASRIVVRVADDEVETGEAGVDIYNLTKYTRSNQNTCINQRPLVSKGDKVQRGDIMADGPSTDMGELALGQNMRIAFMAWNGFNFEDSICLSERVVQEDRFTTIHIQELTCVARDTKLGPEEITADIPNVGEAALNKLDEAGIVYVGAEVGAGDILVGKVTPKGETQLTPEEKLLRAIFGEKASDVKDTSLRVPTGTKGTVIDVQVFTRDGVERDSRALAIEKMQLDEIRKDLNEEFRIVEGATFERLRSALNGQVVDGGAGLKKGTVITDEVLDGLEHGQWFKLRMAEDALNEQLEKAQQYIVDRRRLLDDKFEDKKRKLQQGDDLAPGVLKIVKVYLAIRRRIQPGDKMAGRHGNKGVVSVIMPVEDMPHDANGTPVDVVLNPLGVPSRMNVGQILETHLGLAAKGLGEKIDRMLEEQRKAAELRVFLTEVYNEIGGRQENLDEFTDEEILALANNLKKGVPMATPVFDGAKEREIKAMLKLADLPESGQMVLFDGRTGNKFERPVTVGYMYMLKLNHLVDDKMHARSTGSYSLVTQQPLGGKAQFGGQRFGEMEVWALEAYGAAYTLQEMLTVKSDDVNGRTKMYKNIVDGDHRMEPGMPESFNVLIKEIRSLGIDIDLETE, from the coding sequence ATGGCTTACTCATACACTGAGAAAAAACGTATCCGCAAGGACTTTAGCAAGTTGCCGGACGTCATGGATGTGCCTTACCTCCTGGCCATCCAGCTGGATTCGTATCGCGAATTCCTGCAAGCGGGAGCATCCAAGGATCACTTCCGCGACGTCGGCCTGCACGCGGCCTTCAAATCGGTATTCCCGATCATCAGCTACTCCGGCAATGCTGCCCTGGAGTACGTAGGCTATCGCCTGGGCGAACCCGCCTTCGATGTGAAGGAATGTGTCCTGCGTGGCGTGACCTTCGCGGTCCCACTGCGGGTCAAGGTGCGCCTGATCATCTTCGACAAGGAATCGTCGAACAAAGCGATCAAGGACATCAAAGAGCAAGAAGTCTACATGGGTGAAATTCCCCTGATGACTGAGAACGGTACCTTCGTTATCAACGGTACCGAGCGTGTGATCGTTTCCCAGCTGCACCGTTCGCCTGGTGTGTTCTTCGACCACGACCGTGGCAAGACCCACAGCTCGGGCAAGCTGCTGTACTCCGCTCGCATCATCCCTTACCGCGGTTCCTGGCTGGACTTCGAGTTCGACCCGAAGGACTGCGTGTTCGTGCGTATCGACCGTCGCCGCAAACTGCCGGCCTCGGTGCTGCTGCGCGCGCTGGGTTACAGCACTGAAGAAGTGCTGAATACCTTCTACACCACCAACGTGTTCCACATTTCCGGCGAAAAACTCAGCCTGGAACTGGTGCCGCAGCGTCTGCGTGGTGAAGTTGCAGTCATGGACATCCATGACGAAACCGGCAAAGTCATCGTCGAGCAAGGCCGCCGTATTACCGCGCGCCACATCAATCAGCTCGAGAAGGCCGGCGTCAAGCAGCTGGACGTACCAATGGAATACGTCCTGGGTCGCACTACCGCCAAGGCAATCGTGCATCCGGCTACCGGCGAAATTCTCGCCGAATGCAACACCGAGATGACCACCGAGCTGCTGATCAAGGTCGCCAAGGCGCAGGTTGTCCGTATCGAGACCCTGTACACCAACGACATCGATTGCGGTCCGTTCATCTCTGACACCCTGAAGATCGATACCACCAGCAACCAACTGGAAGCGCTGGTCGAAATCTATCGGATGATGCGTCCAGGCGAGCCGCCAACCAAGGATGCAGCCGAGACCCTGTTCAACAACCTGTTCTTCAGCGCCGAGCGTTACGATCTGTCCGCCGTCGGCCGTATGAAGTTCAACCGTCGTATCGGTCGTACCGAGATCGAGGGTTCGGGCGTGCTGAGCAAGGAAGACATCGTCGAGGTTCTGAAGACCCTGGTCGATATCCGTAACGGTAAAGGCATCGTCGACGACATCGACCACCTGGGTAACCGTCGCGTACGTTGCGTCGGCGAGATGGCCGAGAACCAGTTCCGTGTTGGCCTAGTGCGTGTCGAGCGCGCGGTCAAGGAACGCCTGTCGATGGCGGAAAGCGAAGGCCTGATGCCGCAAGACCTGATCAACGCCAAGCCGGTAGCGGCGGCGGTGAAAGAGTTCTTCGGTTCCAGCCAGCTGTCCCAGTTCATGGACCAGAACAACCCTCTCTCGGAGATTACCCACAAGCGTCGCGTCTCCGCACTCGGCCCTGGCGGTCTGACCCGTGAGCGTGCCGGCTTCGAAGTTCGTGACGTACACCCGACCCACTATGGCCGTGTGTGCCCGATCGAGACTCCTGAAGGTCCGAACATCGGTCTGATCAACTCCCTGGCGGCCTATGCCCGTACCAACCAGTACGGCTTCCTGGAAAGCCCGTACCGTGTTGTAAAGGAAGGCGTTGTCAGCGACGACATCGTGTTCCTGTCGGCAATCGAAGAGGCAGATCACGTCATCGCACAGGCTTCGGCCGCGATGAACGATAAGAAGCAACTGATCGATGAACTGGTAGCAGTTCGTCACCTGAACGAATTCACTGTCAAGGCGCCGGAAGACGTCACCCTGATGGACGTTTCGCCGAAGCAGGTTGTTTCCGTTGCAGCGTCGCTGATTCCGTTCCTCGAGCACGACGACGCCAACCGTGCGTTGATGGGTTCGAACATGCAGCGTCAGGCTGTACCGACCCTGCGTGCCGACAAGCCGCTGGTAGGTACCGGCATGGAGCGCAACGTTGCGCGTGACTCCGGTGTCTGCGTGGTTGCTCGCCGCGGTGGTGTGATCGACTCGGTCGACGCCAGCCGTATCGTTGTTCGCGTTGCCGACGACGAAGTGGAAACTGGCGAAGCGGGTGTGGATATCTACAACCTGACCAAGTACACCCGTTCGAACCAGAACACCTGCATCAACCAGCGTCCGCTGGTGAGCAAAGGTGACAAGGTTCAGCGTGGTGACATCATGGCCGACGGCCCGTCCACCGACATGGGTGAGCTGGCTCTGGGTCAGAACATGCGCATCGCGTTCATGGCGTGGAACGGCTTCAACTTCGAAGACTCCATCTGCCTGTCCGAACGTGTTGTTCAGGAAGATCGCTTCACCACCATCCACATTCAGGAACTGACCTGTGTGGCGCGTGACACCAAGCTTGGCCCAGAGGAAATCACTGCGGACATCCCGAACGTGGGTGAAGCTGCACTGAACAAGCTGGACGAAGCCGGTATCGTTTACGTAGGTGCTGAAGTTGGCGCTGGCGACATCCTGGTCGGCAAGGTCACGCCAAAAGGCGAAACCCAGCTGACTCCGGAAGAAAAACTGCTGCGCGCAATCTTCGGTGAGAAGGCCAGCGACGTTAAGGACACCTCCCTGCGTGTGCCAACCGGCACCAAGGGTACTGTCATCGACGTACAGGTCTTCACCCGTGATGGCGTGGAGCGCGATAGCCGCGCACTGGCCATCGAGAAGATGCAGCTCGACGAGATCCGCAAGGACCTCAACGAAGAGTTCCGCATTGTCGAAGGTGCAACCTTCGAGCGTCTGCGTTCGGCTCTGAACGGCCAGGTGGTTGACGGTGGTGCGGGCCTGAAGAAAGGCACCGTGATCACTGACGAAGTGCTGGACGGTCTGGAGCACGGCCAGTGGTTCAAACTGCGCATGGCTGAAGATGCACTGAACGAGCAGTTGGAAAAGGCTCAGCAGTACATCGTCGACCGTCGCCGTCTGCTGGACGACAAGTTCGAAGACAAGAAGCGCAAGTTGCAGCAGGGCGATGACCTGGCACCGGGCGTACTGAAGATCGTCAAGGTTTACCTGGCAATCCGCCGCCGCATCCAGCCGGGTGACAAGATGGCCGGTCGTCACGGTAACAAGGGTGTTGTCTCGGTCATCATGCCGGTTGAAGACATGCCGCACGATGCCAACGGTACTCCGGTTGATGTCGTACTGAACCCGCTGGGTGTACCTTCGCGTATGAACGTTGGTCAGATCCTTGAAACCCACCTGGGCCTCGCGGCCAAGGGCCTGGGCGAGAAGATCGACCGCATGCTCGAAGAGCAGCGCAAAGCCGCTGAACTGCGCGTGTTCCTGACCGAGGTCTACAACGAGATCGGCGGTCGTCAGGAAAACCTCGACGAGTTCACCGACGAAGAAATCCTGGCCCTGGCTAACAACCTGAAGAAAGGCGTGCCTATGGCTACCCCGGTCTTCGATGGTGCCAAGGAGCGCGAGATCAAGGCCATGCTGAAGCTGGCCGACCTGCCAGAGAGCGGCCAGATGGTGCTGTTCGATGGCCGTACCGGCAACAAGTTCGAGCGTCCTGTGACCGTTGGTTACATGTACATGCTCAAGCTGAACCACTTGGTGGACGACAAGATGCACGCGCGTTCCACTGGTTCCTACAGCCTGGTTACCCAGCAGCCGCTGGGTGGTAAGGCGCAGTTCGGTGGTCAGCGTTTCGGGGAGATGGAAGTGTGGGCGCTGGAAGCATACGGCGCGGCATACACCCTGCAAGAAATGCTCACAGTGAAGTCGGACGACGTGAACGGCCGTACCAAGATGTACAAGAACATCGTGGATGGCGATCACCGTATGGAGCCGGGCATGCCCGAGTCCTTCAACGTGTTGATCAAAGAGATCCGTTCGCTCGGTATCGATATCGATCTGGAAACCGAATAA
- the rplJ gene encoding 50S ribosomal protein L10 yields MAIKLEDKKAIVAEVNEAAKVALSAVVADARGVTVSAMTGLRKEAREAGVYVRVVRNTLLKRAVEGTEFSILNDAFKGPTLIAFSNEHPGAAARLFKEFAKGQDKFEIKAAAFDGNFIAANQIDVLATLPTRDEAIAKLMSVIQGATSKLARTLAAIRDQKEATAA; encoded by the coding sequence GTGGCAATTAAACTCGAAGACAAGAAGGCCATCGTCGCTGAAGTCAACGAGGCTGCCAAAGTCGCTCTGTCCGCTGTCGTGGCTGATGCCCGTGGTGTGACTGTAAGCGCAATGACCGGACTCCGTAAAGAGGCCCGCGAAGCTGGCGTATACGTACGTGTAGTGCGTAACACCCTGCTCAAGCGCGCTGTTGAAGGCACCGAATTTTCGATCCTCAACGACGCGTTCAAAGGCCCGACCCTGATTGCTTTCTCCAACGAACACCCGGGCGCTGCTGCTCGTCTGTTCAAAGAGTTCGCCAAGGGTCAGGACAAGTTCGAGATCAAGGCAGCTGCGTTTGACGGCAATTTCATTGCAGCGAACCAGATCGACGTGTTGGCTACCCTGCCGACCCGCGACGAAGCTATCGCAAAACTGATGAGCGTTATTCAAGGCGCCACCAGCAAGCTGGCTCGTACTCTGGCAGCCATTCGCGACCAGAAAGAAGCTACCGCTGCCTAA